A genomic segment from Nitrospira sp. encodes:
- a CDS encoding Beta-lactamase class C-like and penicillin binding proteins (PBPs) superfamily / DUF3471 domain has protein sequence MLNNIRTVHRVSSAFGAALLDSAAAATVVTALRLAPSAIGVLAPLVGGFSLAGCAADRPASSLPIDAQVRNSSERTEDSAVPGVTPDRVKTALPELEKLTTGLLKKTGIPGLAIAVTYNDQVVYAKGFGMREIDKPEAVDPDTVFQLASVSKPIGSTVIAGLVADGVVTWDDRVIDHDPGFHMHEPFVTTALTIRDTYSHRSGLPEHAGDLLEDMEYDRTEVLRRLRFVPTKNDFRSQYAYTNFGLTEGAIAAANTAGKPWEEVSEERLYKRLGMGSTSSRLSDFLARTNRARSHVWMDGRWVAKYQRKPDVQSPAGGASSSVNDMARWIRLHLNNGTFNGQPIVPAEALAETYRPHMVRKPLPIQSAAERYGFYGLGWNVDYDELGRVRLGHSGAFALGAATVVNLVPADRLGIVVLTNAQPIGVPEALALSFLDLATYGKVRRDWFAFLQPIFEEMAKEGRSPIDYAKAPRSSSPALPNAVYVGTYEAAFYGKLEIGVQDDTLVMHQGPKMSAYPLTHYDRDTFYYDTAGENAVGLSGVTFRIGGNGKAIGVTVENLNREGLGMFTRTMGK, from the coding sequence ATGCTCAACAACATACGTACGGTCCATAGAGTCAGCTCCGCGTTCGGCGCCGCCCTCCTCGATTCAGCCGCTGCTGCTACCGTGGTAACTGCGCTGCGTTTGGCTCCCAGCGCGATCGGCGTGCTCGCCCCCCTCGTGGGAGGCTTCTCCCTGGCAGGGTGCGCAGCGGATCGTCCGGCTTCGTCCCTTCCCATTGACGCACAAGTCCGCAACAGCTCGGAGCGGACCGAAGACTCTGCAGTGCCTGGGGTCACTCCGGACAGGGTGAAGACGGCGTTGCCCGAACTGGAGAAGTTGACCACAGGTCTCCTCAAGAAGACAGGCATACCGGGCCTAGCCATTGCGGTGACATACAATGATCAGGTCGTCTATGCCAAGGGTTTCGGTATGCGCGAAATAGACAAGCCGGAGGCCGTGGACCCGGACACCGTGTTTCAACTCGCCTCGGTCTCCAAGCCGATCGGTTCGACAGTGATTGCCGGGTTGGTCGCGGACGGCGTGGTGACATGGGACGATCGTGTCATCGATCACGATCCCGGCTTTCACATGCATGAGCCTTTCGTGACAACTGCACTCACGATCCGTGACACGTATTCACATCGGAGCGGGTTGCCTGAACACGCGGGTGACTTGCTGGAGGACATGGAGTACGACCGCACGGAGGTCTTACGCCGTCTCCGCTTTGTTCCCACCAAGAACGACTTTCGCTCGCAGTATGCCTATACGAATTTCGGCCTGACCGAAGGGGCCATCGCCGCCGCCAACACTGCCGGTAAGCCCTGGGAAGAGGTTTCCGAGGAACGGCTCTACAAACGATTGGGTATGGGGTCCACAAGCTCGCGCCTGTCCGACTTCCTGGCCCGGACGAATCGCGCGCGCAGCCATGTGTGGATGGACGGTCGATGGGTAGCCAAATATCAGCGCAAGCCCGACGTTCAATCGCCGGCGGGCGGCGCGAGCTCAAGCGTCAACGACATGGCCCGGTGGATACGCCTGCATCTGAACAACGGCACTTTCAATGGTCAACCCATTGTCCCGGCAGAGGCGTTGGCGGAAACGTATCGTCCTCATATGGTGAGGAAGCCTCTGCCCATACAGTCGGCCGCAGAACGATATGGCTTCTACGGGTTAGGGTGGAATGTGGATTACGACGAGTTGGGGCGGGTCAGGCTGGGCCATTCGGGCGCGTTTGCCTTGGGCGCCGCGACGGTGGTCAACCTCGTGCCGGCCGACCGGCTGGGTATTGTCGTCCTGACCAACGCGCAGCCGATTGGTGTACCGGAAGCGCTGGCGTTGAGCTTCCTCGACTTAGCCACCTACGGCAAGGTGCGGCGCGATTGGTTCGCTTTTCTTCAACCGATCTTTGAGGAGATGGCCAAAGAAGGACGCAGCCCCATTGACTACGCCAAAGCACCCCGATCGTCTTCGCCTGCCCTACCAAACGCCGTCTATGTCGGCACCTACGAGGCCGCTTTCTACGGCAAGCTCGAAATCGGCGTACAGGACGACACGCTCGTGATGCACCAGGGGCCGAAAATGTCAGCGTATCCACTGACGCACTATGACCGCGACACGTTTTACTATGACACCGCGGGTGAGAATGCGGTCGGCTTGAGCGGCGTCACGTTCCGCATAGGCGGGAACGGCAAGGCAA